The following are encoded together in the Edaphobacter lichenicola genome:
- a CDS encoding rod shape-determining protein: protein MSSNSFQMRYSRIHNMRSLFSLFSSDLAIDLGTANTLVFAHGKGIIVNEPSIIAVNKITNEVEAVGKEAKEMLGRTPGNIVAIKPMKDGVIADFRHTEKMLNYFIQKAHNRKMMVHPRIVIGVPSEITQVEKRAVMDSAYRAKASEVHLVEQAMVAAIGAGLPITEPGGNMVVDIGGGTTDIAVISLAGIVYSRSVRMAGNQMDEAVMTYLKRKYNLLIGERTAEQIKISLGSAYPLDKPISMEVKGRNLIEGVPKTITIEDSEIREALSECIATIINAIRVALERTPPELSADISDRGIVLTGGGALIKNLDKRIREETGLPVSIADDPLASVVLGTGKMLSDFKLLRKISID from the coding sequence ATGTCTTCGAATAGTTTTCAGATGCGTTACTCCCGCATTCACAATATGCGGTCACTTTTCAGCCTCTTTTCCAGCGACCTTGCTATCGACCTCGGCACGGCGAACACGCTCGTCTTCGCGCATGGCAAAGGCATCATCGTCAACGAGCCCTCCATCATCGCGGTGAACAAGATCACCAACGAGGTTGAAGCCGTCGGCAAAGAGGCCAAGGAGATGCTCGGCCGCACGCCGGGAAACATCGTCGCCATCAAGCCCATGAAGGACGGCGTCATCGCCGACTTCCGCCACACCGAAAAGATGCTGAACTACTTCATCCAGAAGGCGCACAACCGGAAGATGATGGTTCACCCGCGCATCGTCATCGGCGTCCCCTCCGAGATCACCCAGGTAGAAAAACGAGCCGTCATGGACTCCGCCTATCGCGCCAAAGCCTCCGAGGTTCACCTGGTCGAACAAGCCATGGTCGCCGCCATTGGCGCGGGTTTGCCCATCACCGAGCCAGGTGGAAACATGGTCGTCGACATCGGCGGCGGGACTACGGATATTGCAGTGATCTCGCTCGCAGGCATCGTCTACTCGCGCTCCGTACGCATGGCCGGAAACCAGATGGACGAGGCCGTGATGACCTACCTCAAGCGGAAGTACAACCTGCTCATCGGCGAGCGCACCGCGGAGCAGATCAAGATCTCGCTTGGCTCTGCCTACCCGCTCGACAAGCCCATCTCGATGGAGGTCAAAGGCCGCAACCTCATCGAGGGCGTGCCGAAGACCATCACCATCGAAGACTCCGAGATCCGCGAAGCCCTCAGCGAGTGCATCGCAACCATCATCAACGCCATCCGCGTAGCCCTCGAGCGTACTCCGCCCGAGCTCTCCGCCGACATCTCCGACCGCGGCATCGTGCTCACCGGCGGCGGCGCTCTCATCAAGAACCTCGACAAGCGTATCCGCGAAGAGACCGGGCTTCCCGTCTCCATCGCCGACGATCCCCTCGCCTCCGTCGTCCTCGGAACAGGAAAGATGCTCTCCGACTTCAAACTGCTCCGAAAGATCTCAATCGACTAA